CCTCGCAAACGAAGAGGGTTCCTGGGACTGGGAGCAGGGCGTGCGAGATGGGAGGAGGAGGGCTCCCGTGGTCGCCGTCGTCCGGCTCCTTCGTCGGCACCCTCGCGTTCCTCCTCCTCTCGCCGTGCCCGCAGCGCGCGCTCCTCGGCGCCATCGACGTCCTCTTcctcgccgcctcgctcgccctcgccctctgcCGCCGTGGCGCCGACGGCGCGTCCCCTGAAAAGGAGCCGCTGCTGCCGTCACCGACTCCGGCCGCGCCGTTCCGGACCACCGGCCGCCACGCCGTCGCGCTCGGTGCGTCCGTGGTCACCGCCGCGGCGTCCGCAGTCCTCCTCGTGCTCGCGATCTTCCTCCTGCCCGCAGCAGGCACAACGCCGTGGCGCGTCGTGGAGTGCGCCTTCCTCGTTGCCCACTTCGCCGCGCACGCCGTGGCCGCGTGGACCGTGCTCGCCTTGGCGAAACGAGCCTCCGTTGCCGCCACCGCTCACCCTTGGCACCTCCGCGTGTTTTGGATCGCCACCGCCCTCGGCGCCGCGCTCTTCTCCGTTTCCGCGGCCGTCCGCTGCGCCGACGGCTCGCCGCTCCTCCCCGACGACGTCCTCGCCTTCGCCGGACTGCTCGTGTCGCTTCCTCTCGCGTACATTGCAATCACCACCTGCACGGCGCCGGCGCGTGATCAAGAGGACGAACAGGACCAGAAccccagcgcggcggcggcggcgacgccgtaCGTGACCGCGTCGTTCCTCTCGCGCGCGACCTTCAGCTGGATCAACCCGCTCGTCTCCAACGGGCACGCCAACGAGTCCCTCGCCGACAACGACATCCCGCCGGTGTCGCCGGACCACCGCGCCGAGTCTGCGTACGCTCTGCTCGCGTCCAACTGGCCGGCGGCAGCGCGGGGGTGGCGGAGCCCGGTGGGCGTCGCGCTGTGGCTGTCCTTCTGGCCGCAGTTCCTGCTCATCGCGGCGCTGGGCCTCGTGCAGCTCGCGGCCATGTACGTGGGCCCGTCGCTCATCGACcggttcgtcgagttcatccgccgCGGCGGCACGCCATGGGAGGGCCTCCGGCTTGTCGCCATCCTGATCGCCGGCAAGGCGGTCCAGACGCTGGCGTCGCACCACTACAACTTCCAGGGCCAGCTCCTGGGCATGCGCATCCGAGGCGCGCTGCTCACGGCGCTGTACCGCAAGTCGCTGCGGCTGTCCACCGgcgcggcgcgcgcgcacggcgcTGGCGCCATCGTGAACTACATGCAGGTGGACGCCTCGATGGTGTCCGGCGCCATGCACGGGCTGCACGGCCTGTGGCTGATGCCGCTTCAGATCGCGGTGGCCCTGTTCCTCCTGTACGCGTACCTCGGCCCCGCCGTGCTCATGACGCTCGCCGTGATCTTCGCCGTCATCGTGGTCACCGCGTTCGCCAACAAGCTCAACCTGGGCTACCAGTTCAAGTTCTTCGGCGCCCGCGATAGCCGCGTGAAGGCCCTGACGGAGATGCTCGGCAACATGCGCGTGATCAAGCTGCAGGCGTGGGAGGAGACCTTCGGCGGCAAGGTGCGGGAGCTCCGGCGCGCCGAGGTGGGGTGGCTGAAGAAGGTGATACTCTTCGTGTGTGCCACCAACGTGGTGTACTCCAGCGGGCCCATCGCCATGACGGTGCTCGTGTTCGGGACGTACCTCGCCGCTGGAGGGGAGCTCGACGCCGGCAAGGtgttcacggccaccgccttcTTCCGCATGCTCGAGGGCCCCATGAGCAACTTCCCGCAGACCATTGTGACGTCCATGCAGGCGTTTGTGTCGCTCGGCAGGCTGGACAAGTTCCTGGCGGACGCCGAGATCGACACCACGGCGGTGGAGCGTCTTGGCAGTGGCGCCGCCGGGGATGAGGTGGGCGTGAAGGTGCAATGCGGGGTGTTCGCATGGGATGTCCAGGGCAACAATGGCGAGGAGAAAGATGTCGAAGGGGAGGAGCCGGTGCTGAAAGGGATCGAGGTGGAGGTGAGGAAGGGGGAGCTCGCGGCGGTGGTCGGAGCGGTTGGCTCCGGCAAGTCGTCGCTGCTGTCCTGCATCATGGGAGAGATGCATAAGGTCTCCGGCAAGGTGAGTGCATGTACTCTTGTCTACTCCATCTCatttcaaaataattgaagttctagTATTTTCATAAGTCAGAACAATcctagaacttcaattattttgaaacAAAGCTAGTACAATATCCAATATGATTTGATTATGAAAGAATTTTGAATTTGAGTAAAAACTTAAGTTTTATTCATGAATCTTTCATCTTACAACAAACAATTATCACAAAAGCTTCACTAGTGAAATTTCCTTCTATGTCTTTTATCATTCCACCAAAAATTAGGGATCACTTTAGATAAGGTCATTGACCAAAGACTTTTGGTACAAGTCTTGATACTTTGGTGGACTAAGATGCTTGGTTAGTTAGGTTCATTATGGCGGAACCTGCCCACCTGGATTCAAGCACTTAGCACTAGCGCTtgcatttccttatatttattctACTTTTCAGTGTAGAACTTGCCACAATAATTTACTGGCTTAGTCTCTCGAAGATAATTTATTGCGGTACGATTGTGTTTTTGTATTTATAGATCATAGTAGAGCCTGTGATGATTTCTCAATTTCAAGATTTACCGACTCAGTCTTTCAAAGTTACTCATAGTGGTAAGGTGTGTGTTTATTATGTGTTCATGGATCATAGGAGTGAGTGTTCGTATGAGGGTCCGCGTCTACATTGTGATCTAGAAAAATAGTGATAGTTTAAAGCACACATTTAATCGAGATTTAATTTCCGTCACAGGAGATATATTCCTTGAGCTAGTAAGTTAGTTTTCTTCTAGGGGAAAGAATATCAATTAGGGTCAAAAACGCGTAGTTGGACTAGTCAAAACCACAAGTGCAAACTAAACGAGAACAACTTAGTTTAGACCAAGAGATATTCTACTTTTCTTTGTAGTTGTTTGGTCCCTTATTAGCATTGGAATATAGTTACAACGCATAGTGTTAGATCGCTTATATGGCTTACAATATGGCGCTGTGTTGTAACATGTAAGACATATTTAACACCTAGCGTTATATAGTTTAAAGAGAGGAAAACATAAGGTAGGGCCTCGGGTTTGGTTTTCTCCAAAATTCCTACCGAATAGACCatttcataggaattggaaaggAGTGTAGGATGCCAGTTTTTCTTTGTCTAAACTATACCAAAGAATTTTTTTCCTACGTGAATCTTCTGCTTCGAAATTGAACTTTTACTAAAGTAGCCATaactaatatggatcggagggagtaactcTTCTCCTTTGTTTGAAATGGGGGCATTAGTGGATTCTAAAAATAAACTGAGGTAAAATAAATCATCTCCAAATTTTTTTATGCTCCATTTTCTATGAACGAAATGGACGCCCCAATGCCAACCCAACCCCTAGTCCCCATTCCCAACCCCACCGCGGCAGTTCTCAACGAGGGCGGCTCTTCCTTCCCCCAACGGGAAAAGTTAATTTGTTCCGTCGATGCAGCTGGGAGCTTTATTAGCCTTGGATCTGATGTCTTTTTCCCTGCGTGTTCGTGCCACCTTCTCGCGGTATCCGACCAATTTGATATTACATTAGAAGCCGATCGGTCCAAAGCCTTGACCCGGGAATTTCCGATGTATCCTATGCAGAGATCCTTGACCCGTAATGTGGATGCTAGTTGAATCCTGGAAGCTGTTGCCTGCTCTTGTACTCTGTCGCCTGTTTCTTGGTCCACCTTACTCAATACTTTTCAATATCTGTGGTCGAGAAGAATCAACAAGTAATATGATAACCAAGAATCAAACAAGCAGGCAAGGCGTAGGCATGATTAGCTATCCTTTAGAAATCTGTACGTAGACTAATGTATAAATAGTTAAATACAGAGGCATATGCCAGACGCATGTTCTCATACGGAATCCTCCGAACAGCGCAATCTGTTGTAAAATATGGCATGCATATGTCCTTCATTCAGAGCTCAGTTGTACCCCAGAAGGCCAGAACGATGCTACGCCTTGTCGGAAAGTGTACACATCCAAGAGGTCTGTAGAAAATTGTTGTGGACAGTTGAGAATTGCAGTACAACTTAGAAGACACTCCGGACACACTCTGTCTATGTATTTTCCGTTTTGTTTTTGGTTTGCAGATAAGCTCTGCTGGAATAGACGTTGAGCAGGAGAGGGTGCATACTTGTCTAGGAAAAATCATCATACGGATAGTTAGCGCTACAAGGAGCCTGCCTTTTTCTTGCTACTTGGTCATACTTTGCCGATGATGATTTCAGCATTCAGGAGAAAAACCATGGAATTTTTACAATGGCACTGCATCTGCTTCTTGAACTTGTCCATCGACAAGAGTAGCCTTTATCTGCTTCCTGTACTGTAGCTGAATTACATGTACACACAGCAGCATCACTATCTTCTTTTCAAACCAGTTTAATTGCTTTTCTGTGTTGCATCTGTGTCATTTATGTATTTTTTGTTTTGGTATATATAGGTTAGCGTGTATGGGACGACAGCATGTGTCACTCAGACAGCTTGGGTCCGGAATGGAACCATTCAAGAAAACATTTTGTTTGGACAGCCGATGCATCCAGAGACATACAAGACAGTCTTACACGCTTGTTGCTTACAAAAAGATCTAGAAATGATGGAGTTCGGTGACCAGACTGAAATAGGAGAGCGAGGGATCAACCTCAGTGGTGGCCAGAAGCAGCGCATCCAGTTGGCTAGAGCAGTTTATCAAGATTGTGATATATATCTTCTTGATGACATATTCAGTGCAGTTGATGCTCATACTGGCTCAACTATCTTTAAGGTAAAAATCTTATTGCCGTACGTCCTTTTTCTTTTCATGTACTGTTTCATAATTCACATAGTTGATTAGATTTGGGATAAATGCAACAGTAACATAATTTTAAATGTTCATGGGAAGTACCTGGAAGATATATTTTCAAAATGATAAAGTGGGATACCAGCTGCCACAATATAGATGGTTTAGAAAATGTTCAGATATGGAAATTGAGATCTTGAGAAAAGTGTATTCTTGCGACATATTCAACTAATTGAGCAAAAAAAGGATGCTGCATTTGGCCATTGAATTATAATTTGGTTGATACTGGTCATCAAATATTTTGttctttcaaatatttttttctaATGCTATCTCATCACTAGAGCTGCGCGAAAAGAAATAAAGGTTTGTGTGAAACTGAAAGTATAGGGCTATGACTAGAATATTGCTAGTATCTTAGCCAATTACTATTAAGTAGCACTAACAGGTAACCTTTTCCTGCAGGAATGTCTCAAGGGCCTACTCAAGAATAAGACTGTTTTGCTTGTTACTCACCAAGTGGATTTCTTACGAAATGTGGATACTGTATTCGTAAGTTCCATTTTTCAACTGCGTGTACTACTTTAAGAGCTTTCTGTAGAAAGAAGTGACTAAGATATTGCGGAGTATCCATAGCAATGTTTTGTTTTGGTTCAGGGAGTAGGGAAAGAACTAATCTAGTGTTCATACCTATGGTCCCTAAGAACTTTCTTTGTATTTTTCTCAAAtctatttttcattttctttacCTGTCAACATTATCCATACTTCATATACTATGCGAAAGATACCTTGCGGATGATATTGACAGATAACAGAGATGAAACGGCATTATGCAGGTAATGAAAAACGGGGCGATCATTCAGTCAGGGGTCTATGGCGATTTACTAGATTCATGTTCAGATTTTTTAGCTCTTGTTGCTGCTCACCACAGTTCCATGGAAGCGCCAGGGGTGCAAGGCCACACTGTTCAGAACACCGAGTATTCTCCAGCCACGGTTAACTCCAAACCCATTAAAGAAAACAGCAATACGACCGCTATTGCTCCTAGCAATGAAGCAGGTTCTTCTAAGCTAATTGAGGAAGAGGAAAAGGCGagtggccaagtgagttggcatGTGTACAAGCTATACATCACACAGGCTTGGGGTTGGTGGGGAGTTCTGCTCATTCTAGCTATATCTGTGCTGACAGAGGGCTCCAGAATGGCTAGCAACTACTGGCTGTCATATGAAACATCAGGGGGCACCATATTTGACATTTCCATGTTTCTCGGTGTCTATGCGTCAATAGTTTCTGCTTCGGTTGTATTTCAGTTTATCAGCCTTCTTTTCATCGCCTTTTTGGGGCTTAAATCAGCCCAGGCCTTCTTTGGTAAGATGTTCAACAGCATTCTACGAGCTCCAATGTCATTTTTTGACACAACTCCTTCAGGAAGGATTCTAAGCCGGGTATGTATTGTGAAAACATAGATTTTGTTTGTTACTGGTCATGTATACAATCTTTTGTTGAAGTACATACTCTTGTGTATTCTTTCTGCAGGTATCAGCGGACCAAACTAAAATAGACACCGCCCTTCTATTCTATATGGGTATTGGTGTATCGATGTGCATTTCGGTGGTTAGCAGCATTGCGGTCACCTGCCAAGTAGCTTGGCCGTCAGCCATAGCAGTGCTTCCCCTGCTGCTATTGAACATTTGGTACCGGGTATAATTCAGCTACAACAATGCATCTTAGAGGACTCATTCTTCATATTACCAACCCCTAACTGGATAATGAGGAAGTTGATTTCTAACATTTCTTTATGTTTCAGAATCGTTATATTGCAACATCCCGAGGGCTAACTCGTCTCCAAGGAGTCACAAATGCACCAGTTATTGATCACTTAACGGAGACCATTTTGGGTGCTCCAACTATAAGGTGCCTTGGGAAGGAGGATGGATTTTACCAAACAAACTTGGACAGAATTAATTCAAATTTGCGTATGTCCTTCCATAACTACGCAGCTAATGAGTGGTTTGGATTTCGCCTGGAGCTAATTGGCACTCTTGTGTTGTCCATAACTGCTTTTCTCATGATCAGTTTGCCTAGCAATTTCATCAAGAAAGGTATTATTAAGTCTCCATTAATTGAGTATTTATAGAATTGCATTTCATAGGACAGAGTACACTTTATGGTCCTCATGTTCTATATGTTTTCTTGGTATAAATTTACTTGTTTTATCGAATCTGATATCAATGCCGTAGAAAATTGAATCTTGTGCCAATTCTTATTCAGCACTGAAAGGTATGCCCAAATCACCAGGTTCACAAATAGAGAACTCTGATTTATGAATCGGAGTCGGTGAATCAGAATTAGTAGATTCTTGAATTGGTTGTTGGATTCGCAAACCGGAGACATTCCATCAAACTAGATTCTTAGGAAATGACGGGCCATGAACCGAGCAAACTAAATCTGTTACTGTCATGTTACTCAAGAAGAAGTCAActcatttagaaaaaaaaactaatttcaTTAATTGTGTATACAAAAGAACTATTCTAGTTTGACACTATTCTAGGGGTGTGCCGGTCCGGATGCGTCtgctcctccttctccccctttccTCGCCGCGCGGGTTGCACATGTCTGCCGATGTCTGGGGCGGAGCATCTGCTGATGGCCCCGTCGGTCGGGGGCGGCCGGTTGGGCCAAAGCCGGGGCCTTTGTGTGGTCCCTTGGTTGCTTGGTTGCAGGGCGGCGGCTCTGGTGGCGGGAGGCGCGACATTTGGGGGTGGAGTGTGCGTCTCAGGCGCGGACGGGCAACCATGGCCACGCGGTTGGTGTGGTTGCGGATGGTTGACGAAGTTAGGGTGCGACGGAGGGGTGTGAGCGCCTGGGTACACCACTTGCCCAGTACTTGACTGGCCGACGGTGGCGCCGGTCGTCACGTTGTATCCTTCATGAAGGCTCCGTCGTGGCATCCCACTCCTGTCGTCttgctccgggtgaaaacctgatctTCGGGATCTTGCGGTGGCGCCTATACATGGTCGTACCCTTCTGGAAGGCACTGTTTTGAAGTCCTGGCTTCGTTGTTGTCTGGCTCACCTTTCTATTGCAGCTCCAAGCGGTGTTTGCTTGGTTATCGGTGGGGTGTGTCGGCGCCCGGCACCTTTtcatcttgccttgggtgtgtgtgttgtgtgtttgtaTCGGTCTCTCGGTTGTAATCAGTGTTTgtatcgggggaaacccttttccggTTTTACGTGAAAAGTTTATTCACCCACACAATTGTAGCACATTCATATCTGTGTTAAACTAACTCGTGCAATAGCTAGTTGGTAAAATTTACCAACTGAGATATGAAACCAGCCTAATACTTATCGATTGTGACAGACCATCAATTAATTATTGGGCTAAGCCTTTTCTTGTGTACTTGAAGTCTTGAACCAACAAGACAAGTTTGGTGCTAGCTGTTCTGTGTACCATAAGACCTCGCGGGTGTGCTCGTCGAAGACAAGTTTGGTTCAGTGGCAAAGATTTTGGACTGGTGAACATGGGAACGAGACAAACTTTCTTAATGTTTTATCATTCAGGAGCTGTATATTTCTTTCTGACCTTCAAATGCATCAGGTCATCCCATCATTGATATTTACTGTTTCTGATGTAGAATTTGTCGGCATGTCCCTTTCCTACGGCCTTTCTCTCAATTCCTTGGTGTACTTTGCAATTTCAATAAGTTGTATGCTAGAAAATGATATGGTCTCGGTGGAGAGGGTGAATCAGTACAGCGCTCTTCCTTCTGAGGCAGCATGGGCAGTGTCAGATTGTCTCCCCTCGGCAAATTGGCTGCAGCGAGGAGATATTGACATAAAGGATCTAGAGgtcagtttttttttctttgctGATTCTTATCACTATTATTTTCTAGGTGATTGATAGAAGTTAGCCACAAAATACTATTCTTTTCAGGTTAGGTATCGACCAAACACACCTCTAATTTTGAAAGGCATTACGATGAGCATCAGGAGTGGAGAAAAGATAGGAGTTGTCGGAAGGACTGGCAGTGGCAAGTCAACCTTAGTCCAGGCATTGTTCAGGCTTGTGGAGCCTGCAAAAGGCCAGATTGTCATAGATGGAGTAGATATTTGCACTTTGGGTCTTCATGATCTGAGGTCTCGCTTTGGTGTGATTCCTCAAGAGCCCGCCCTCTTCGAAGGAACCGTGAGAAGCAACATTGACCCCATTGGGCAGTATTCTGAGGCCGAGATATGGCAGGTACAGGTTATATAGCCGCTGTGTGTTTCACTGCATAAATTTCCCCTTTGACATGCCGAGTAATTCATGTGTGCTGTTGATCTTAATTTGATTGTTCCTATGCAGGCCCTTGAGTGCTGCCAACTAAAAGACACAGTAGCTGCAAAACCTGAGAAGCTTGATGCACTAGGTATGCTTATCCCTGCGAATCTCAATTCTATGCAGAAATACGACAAAGTGATACAATGCAAAATAGTAGAACAGGCTTTATAATCTTTAGAATCACGACGTTTGAGGTCTGATCCTATAGTGATCCTGATCTTGAAATACACAAATTCAATCCTTGCATAGATACAGGTCCATCAGACGGTAATATATTTTGCAGCAGGGAACCAAATGTCATTGTTATTATAGAATATAGATTACTGCACAAATTTGATGACTTTCAGTGCCATCTAGGCAATCATTTCCTATTCTTTTTTTAGGCTAATCATTTCCAATTCTTGGTAATAACAGCAGACAAatacttgttgcttgttgttttgTAGTTGCCGGCATGGGGGAGAACTGGAGCGTGGGACAGAGGCAGCTTCTCTGCTTCGGCCGAGTTATACTGAAGCGCAGCCAGATCTTGTTCATGGATGAGGCGACCGCTTCTGTCGATTCCCAAACGGACGCGGCCATCCAGAGGATCATCCGGGAGGAGTTCCGGGAGTGCACTGTTATCAGCATTGCTCATCGTGTCCCGACTGTCATGGACAGCGACAGAGTTGTGGTGTTGGATGCAGGTAGGCTGTGGCCTTACACGGATGCTCTACTTCTAGCTACTTCAAGAGTGATTTTCCAACAAGGAAGTTGCTCTTCTGTTTGAATTCTGTATGTATTTTGCTGTTTCAGGGTTAGTGAAAGAGTTTGATGCTCCATCCAAGCTGATGGGAAGGCCGTCACTTTTTGGGGCTATGGTTCAGGAATACGCGAACCGCTCTTCTAGCGAGCAGGCAACCGATGGATGATGTACATGTCTTTGTGGCAAAGCAGAATAATGTAGAGTGAGATACAAGCAGTAGAAGTTTAGGCATACAATTAGGGGTATGATAGATGATTCCTAGAGGAAAATGTTGTTAGTTTTGCTGTCATACGTGTTAAATCAAAAGAGGAAGGAATGTCTCTTATTCAAAGTAAAAGAAAACCCACCTCATGCTTATTCACACAAATGTGTTTTTTGTCCTAGACATATACATATATTACTGAGAACATAGTTTTCTCTGATGAAGAAGATATTCTTTATTTGTTAATTTCATGCTTTTTGCTTACATTCAGTTGACATTGTGACGATGAATTGTGAGGTACTATGACTGGCATGTCGATGCTCTCTGGAAGCTTTTTCCGTTCCTATGTCAATTATCTCTTTAAATTGTGAGGTACATGCGTTTTATAACTGCTCACACTAAAATTATGACCAGAGATAACATAATGAAAATACCATATACGAGGATGCAACATTTCTTAAAGTACATGAACCTTTTTTTTATAAATGCGCGAACACTTCTAAAATTACACGATcgattttttaaattcatgaacccTTCTTAAAATTACACGAACATTTTTAAAAGTTAGCACAAAATTCTAATTATATTAACCTTCTTATAAAatgtatgaacatttttaaaattacaTGAAAAAATAAAATGTGGTTTCTCTGTTAACATTTTTGAAAATTACATGTATATTTTTAAAATGTAAGAAAACTTTATAGTTGCATTGACAAAGTTTCGCATTATTTTTTGCCTGGTTAAATAAGATTGatacattttcttgaaatattatttttactatttcaaaataTATACAAAAGGGGGGCGAAAACAAAATAGTGAAACAGATAAAAAGGAAGCAAAAATAAAAgggacctatgccacttttttttACTGGTTCGGCGTATGTGAGTGCGGGTTGTTGTAGCATAAATACCTTCAGTCGTAGATAGTGTTCTCAGGCCGGAAAGGTTTCAATTTTTACTTATAAACTGCAtccatttcataatgtagtgcatatatttttttgaaaagttA
This region of Triticum aestivum cultivar Chinese Spring chromosome 2D, IWGSC CS RefSeq v2.1, whole genome shotgun sequence genomic DNA includes:
- the LOC123051202 gene encoding ABC transporter C family member 4 — encoded protein: MGGGGLPWSPSSGSFVGTLAFLLLSPCPQRALLGAIDVLFLAASLALALCRRGADGASPEKEPLLPSPTPAAPFRTTGRHAVALGASVVTAAASAVLLVLAIFLLPAAGTTPWRVVECAFLVAHFAAHAVAAWTVLALAKRASVAATAHPWHLRVFWIATALGAALFSVSAAVRCADGSPLLPDDVLAFAGLLVSLPLAYIAITTCTAPARDQEDEQDQNPSAAAAATPYVTASFLSRATFSWINPLVSNGHANESLADNDIPPVSPDHRAESAYALLASNWPAAARGWRSPVGVALWLSFWPQFLLIAALGLVQLAAMYVGPSLIDRFVEFIRRGGTPWEGLRLVAILIAGKAVQTLASHHYNFQGQLLGMRIRGALLTALYRKSLRLSTGAARAHGAGAIVNYMQVDASMVSGAMHGLHGLWLMPLQIAVALFLLYAYLGPAVLMTLAVIFAVIVVTAFANKLNLGYQFKFFGARDSRVKALTEMLGNMRVIKLQAWEETFGGKVRELRRAEVGWLKKVILFVCATNVVYSSGPIAMTVLVFGTYLAAGGELDAGKVFTATAFFRMLEGPMSNFPQTIVTSMQAFVSLGRLDKFLADAEIDTTAVERLGSGAAGDEVGVKVQCGVFAWDVQGNNGEEKDVEGEEPVLKGIEVEVRKGELAAVVGAVGSGKSSLLSCIMGEMHKVSGKVSVYGTTACVTQTAWVRNGTIQENILFGQPMHPETYKTVLHACCLQKDLEMMEFGDQTEIGERGINLSGGQKQRIQLARAVYQDCDIYLLDDIFSAVDAHTGSTIFKECLKGLLKNKTVLLVTHQVDFLRNVDTVFVMKNGAIIQSGVYGDLLDSCSDFLALVAAHHSSMEAPGVQGHTVQNTEYSPATVNSKPIKENSNTTAIAPSNEAGSSKLIEEEEKASGQVSWHVYKLYITQAWGWWGVLLILAISVLTEGSRMASNYWLSYETSGGTIFDISMFLGVYASIVSASVVFQFISLLFIAFLGLKSAQAFFGKMFNSILRAPMSFFDTTPSGRILSRVSADQTKIDTALLFYMGIGVSMCISVVSSIAVTCQVAWPSAIAVLPLLLLNIWYRNRYIATSRGLTRLQGVTNAPVIDHLTETILGAPTIRCLGKEDGFYQTNLDRINSNLRMSFHNYAANEWFGFRLELIGTLVLSITAFLMISLPSNFIKKEFVGMSLSYGLSLNSLVYFAISISCMLENDMVSVERVNQYSALPSEAAWAVSDCLPSANWLQRGDIDIKDLEVRYRPNTPLILKGITMSIRSGEKIGVVGRTGSGKSTLVQALFRLVEPAKGQIVIDGVDICTLGLHDLRSRFGVIPQEPALFEGTVRSNIDPIGQYSEAEIWQALECCQLKDTVAAKPEKLDALVAGMGENWSVGQRQLLCFGRVILKRSQILFMDEATASVDSQTDAAIQRIIREEFRECTVISIAHRVPTVMDSDRVVVLDAGLVKEFDAPSKLMGRPSLFGAMVQEYANRSSSEQATDG